A single genomic interval of Streptomyces sp. 1222.5 harbors:
- a CDS encoding M6 family metalloprotease domain-containing protein, which translates to MSVPMLRSTAAVCTTLSALAATSILTGPSVAEPFSTAPCALERSAAHHSEGVDTWNPVYTRPTGALDAVMVFLSFPDATPRTTPAELTSDHFPATSRFYEQASYGRFTLHPHPLKHWLRMPRPSTAYAIRRDWSAEDRAAYLRDAFAAADKEVDFSRYPVVYFVADPDAPGVDSDATKVVNLDTPIQVDGTDVRRVVTVFEKHPPDRLVLAHETGHVFDLPDLYHRPVDGKGDWDTYVGDWDLMGSQFGLSPDVFAWHKWKLGWLDPRQVACVRGAAPTRLTLEPLAAGPGVPVQGAGGAPAFGLGNGVKLAVVRTGPDSALAFEARGAAGNDHASCRQGVLVYRVHSGAESGGGPVEVVDAHPRTEACWENSVYPPLADAPVALGESFTVPGEGVKVEVEDRTASGAWTVKITPAVRD; encoded by the coding sequence ATGTCCGTGCCCATGCTGCGCAGCACCGCCGCCGTGTGCACCACGCTGTCGGCGCTCGCCGCGACCTCGATCCTCACCGGCCCGTCGGTCGCCGAGCCCTTCTCGACGGCACCCTGCGCCCTGGAGCGCAGCGCGGCCCACCACTCGGAGGGCGTGGACACCTGGAACCCGGTCTACACCCGCCCGACCGGCGCGCTCGACGCCGTGATGGTCTTCCTGTCCTTCCCGGACGCCACTCCGCGCACCACCCCGGCCGAGCTGACGTCCGACCACTTCCCGGCCACCAGCCGCTTCTACGAGCAGGCCTCCTACGGCAGGTTCACGCTGCACCCGCACCCGCTGAAGCACTGGCTGCGCATGCCGCGCCCGTCGACGGCGTACGCCATAAGGCGGGACTGGAGCGCCGAGGACCGGGCCGCCTACCTGCGGGACGCCTTCGCCGCGGCGGACAAGGAGGTCGACTTCTCGCGGTACCCGGTGGTGTACTTCGTCGCCGATCCGGACGCGCCCGGGGTGGACTCGGACGCCACCAAGGTCGTGAACCTCGATACGCCCATCCAGGTGGACGGCACGGACGTCCGCCGGGTCGTCACCGTGTTCGAGAAGCATCCGCCGGACCGACTGGTTCTCGCCCATGAGACCGGCCATGTCTTCGACCTGCCCGACCTCTACCACCGCCCCGTCGACGGCAAGGGCGACTGGGACACCTATGTGGGTGACTGGGACCTGATGGGCAGCCAGTTCGGACTGTCACCGGATGTGTTCGCCTGGCACAAGTGGAAGCTCGGCTGGCTCGACCCCCGGCAGGTGGCGTGCGTCCGCGGTGCCGCTCCGACCCGTCTCACGCTGGAACCCCTGGCCGCGGGGCCGGGCGTCCCGGTGCAGGGCGCGGGCGGCGCGCCCGCCTTCGGCCTCGGCAACGGGGTGAAGCTGGCCGTCGTGCGCACCGGGCCGGACAGTGCCCTGGCCTTCGAGGCGCGCGGGGCGGCCGGGAACGACCACGCCTCCTGCCGGCAGGGCGTCCTCGTCTACCGGGTCCACAGCGGTGCCGAGTCCGGTGGCGGCCCGGTCGAGGTCGTCGACGCCCATCCGCGCACCGAGGCCTGCTGGGAGAACTCGGTCTACCCTCCACTGGCCGACGCCCCGGTGGCGCTGGGGGAGAGCTTCACCGTGCCCGGGGAGGGCGTGAAGGTGGAGGTGGAGGACCGGACGGCGTCGGGCGCCTGGACGGTCAAGATCACACCGGC